A window of the Dryobates pubescens isolate bDryPub1 chromosome 36, bDryPub1.pri, whole genome shotgun sequence genome harbors these coding sequences:
- the AOC3 gene encoding membrane primary amine oxidase isoform X2: MNVKTVLILLVLALATIFALVCVLLTRGKGPSTCQHQPPEQEDTDGGQSLVFADLSPEEMVQVVQYLQGNLGVQLVDASRAKPSDNCIASIDVQVPAKAEVLRFLDGGGARPPREALAVLYFGNQPEPNVTEYVVGPLPMPAYHRDVTVRRYGGPLPYHRRPTLAVEYQQIAEVLRGQAFPTAPSFMRQVLEYDGANLAALTAAPRGFQSGDRITWFALFQNVSGFFLHPVGLEVLVDHSSLDMSQWAVNRVFYNGQYYRDMVQLENAYVQGRVRVEKVRRVPRDGEFSSMKPRAPPAAPFPLQFEPQGPRYSVRNNRVLFQGWSFAFGISVSRGLRLFDIRHQGERVAYEISVQEALSVYGSNCPGGMSTRYMDGSFGIGRYTSPLVRGVDCPYSATYLDVHCLAHSQLPRTTKGALCIFEQNLGSPLRRHYSNLQSLYYGGLVNSALVIRSIATVGNYDYVWDFIFYQNGALEGKVQATGYPSSSFLHGDGLRYGNRVWEHTLGTIHTHSINYKVDLDVGGVKNSLVAHDMVFERTQAPWSPEQQIERPRLTKKVLDTEDQAAFRLQAKVPRYLYFAAPSKNKWGHQRGYQLAVTRRKEEEPTSTSIYNQNDPWTPTVAFADFINNETITEEDLVAWITAGFLHIPHSEDIPNTVTVGNSVGFLLRPYNYYDLDPSIYSHDGVFFTSEQDPTACETNPIACLPTAASCLPNLPPFAYDGFRNGSRL; encoded by the exons atgAACGTGAAAACTGTGCTCATCCTGCTGGTTCTGGCCTTGGCCACGATCTTTGCTTtagtctgtgtgctgctgaccaGAGGGAAGGGCCCCAgcacctgccagcaccagcccccGGAGCAGGAGGACACCGATGGTGGCCAGAGCCTGGTCTTTGCGGATCTGAGCCCCGAGGAGATGGTGCAAGTGGTGCAGTACCTGCAGGGAAACCTCGGGGTGCAGCTGGTCGATGCCTCGAGGGCCAAGCCCTCCGACAACTGCATTGCCTCCATCGACGTGcaggtccctgccaaggcagaggTGCTGCGGTTCCTGGATGGGGGGGGGGCTCGCCCCCCCCGGGaggccctggctgtgctctacTTTGGGAACCAGCCAGAGCCCAACGTCACCGAGTACGTGGTGGGCCCACTGCCCATGCCAGCCTACCACCGGGATGTGACGGTGCGGAGGTACGGGGGGCCGCTGCCGTACCACCGCAGACCGACGCTGGCTGTGGAGTACCAGCAGATcgcagaggtgctgaggggccaagcattccccacagccccctccttCATGCGCCAGGTCCTGGAGTACGATGGAGCCAACCTGGCAGCCCTGACAGCTGCTCCCCGGGGGTTCCAGTCTGGAGATCGCATCACCTGGTTTGCTTTGTTCCAGAACGTCAGTGGCTTCTTCTTGCACCCggtggggctggaggtgctggtggaccACAGCAGCCTGGACATGTCCCAGTGGGCCGTGAACAGGGTCTTCTACAACGGACAGTACTACAGGGACATGGTACAGCTGGAGAACGCCTACGTGCAGGGTCGCGTTCGCGTGGAGAAGGTGAGGAGAGTGCCGCGGGACGGAGAGTTCTCGTCCATGAAGCCCCGAGCGCCGCCGGCCGCGCCCTTCCCGTTGCAGTTCGAGCCCCAGGGTCCCCGCTACAGCGTCAGGAACAACCGCGtcctgttccagggctggagctttgCTTTCGGGATAAGCGTGAGCAGGGGCCTGCGCCTGTTTGACATCCGACACCAGGGGGAGAGGGTTGCCTACGAGATCAGCGTCCAAGAGGCGCTGTCGGTGTACGGCTCCAACTGCCCTGGGGGGATGTCCACCAGGTACATGGACGGCAGCTTTGGCATCGGGCGCTACACCTCCCCCTTGGTGCGCGGCGTCGACTGCCCCTATTCAGCGACCTACCTGGATGTTCACTGCCTCGCCCACTCACAGCTCCCCAGAACCACTAAAGGAGCCCTCTGCATCTTTGAGCAGAACCTGGGCTCCCCTCTGAGGCGCCACTACTCCAACTTGCAGTCGCTCTACTACGGGGGCTTGGTCAACTCTGCCCTGGTCATTCGGTCAATCGCGACCGTGGGCAACTACGACTACGTGTGGGACTTCATCTTCTACCAGAACGGGGCCCTTGAAGGCAAGGTGCAGGCCACTGGGTatcccagctcctcctttctCCATGGGGATGGTCTGAGATATGGCAACAGGGTCTGGGAGCACACGCTGGGGACAATCCATACCCATTCCATCAACTATAAAGTGGACTTGGATGTGGGAG GGGTGAAAAACTCCCTGGTGGCCCATGACATGGTGTTTGAGAGGACACAGGCTCCCtggagcccagagcagcagataGAGCGACCACGACTCACCAAGAAGGTCCTGGACACGGAGGACCAGGCTGCCTTCCGGCTCCAGGCGAAGGTGCCCAGATACCTCTACTTCGCTGCCCCCAGCAAAAACAAGTGGGGCCACCAGCGTG GGTACCAGCTGGCTGTCACTCGGCGGAAGGAGGAGGAGCCTACCAGCACCAGCATCTACAACCAGAACGACCCCTGGACGCCGACCGTTGCCTTTGCTGACTTCATCAACAATGAGACCATCACCGAGGAG GACCTGGTGGCCTGGATAACTGCTGGTTTCCTTCACATCCCACATTCTGAGGACATTCCCAACACGGTGACCGTGGGAAACTCAGTCGGCTTCCTCTTGAGACCCTACAACTACTATGACCTGGACCCCTCCATCTACTCCCACGATGGGGTGTTCTTCACCAGCGAGCAGGACCCCACGGCATGCGAGACCAACCCCATCgcctgcctgcccacagctgcctcctgcctgcccaacCTCCCCCCGTTCGCCTACGACGGCTTCCGAAACGGCAGCAGGCTGTGA
- the AOC3 gene encoding membrane primary amine oxidase isoform X1 translates to MNVKTVLILLVLALATIFALVCVLLTRGKGPSTCQHQPPEQEDTDGGQSLVFADLSPEEMVQVVQYLQGNLGVQLVDASRAKPSDNCIASIDVQVPAKAEVLRFLDGGGARPPREALAVLYFGNQPEPNVTEYVVGPLPMPAYHRDVTVRRYGGPLPYHRRPTLAVEYQQIAEVLRGQAFPTAPSFMRQVLEYDGANLAALTAAPRGFQSGDRITWFALFQNVSGFFLHPVGLEVLVDHSSLDMSQWAVNRVFYNGQYYRDMVQLENAYVQGRVRVEKVRRVPRDGEFSSMKPRAPPAAPFPLQFEPQGPRYSVRNNRVLFQGWSFAFGISVSRGLRLFDIRHQGERVAYEISVQEALSVYGSNCPGGMSTRYMDGSFGIGRYTSPLVRGVDCPYSATYLDVHCLAHSQLPRTTKGALCIFEQNLGSPLRRHYSNLQSLYYGGLVNSALVIRSIATVGNYDYVWDFIFYQNGALEGKVQATGYPSSSFLHGDGLRYGNRVWEHTLGTIHTHSINYKVDLDVGGVKNSLVAHDMVFERTQAPWSPEQQIERPRLTKKVLDTEDQAAFRLQAKVPRYLYFAAPSKNKWGHQRGYRIQISSFAGDHIPEASSMERAISWARYQLAVTRRKEEEPTSTSIYNQNDPWTPTVAFADFINNETITEEDLVAWITAGFLHIPHSEDIPNTVTVGNSVGFLLRPYNYYDLDPSIYSHDGVFFTSEQDPTACETNPIACLPTAASCLPNLPPFAYDGFRNGSRL, encoded by the exons atgAACGTGAAAACTGTGCTCATCCTGCTGGTTCTGGCCTTGGCCACGATCTTTGCTTtagtctgtgtgctgctgaccaGAGGGAAGGGCCCCAgcacctgccagcaccagcccccGGAGCAGGAGGACACCGATGGTGGCCAGAGCCTGGTCTTTGCGGATCTGAGCCCCGAGGAGATGGTGCAAGTGGTGCAGTACCTGCAGGGAAACCTCGGGGTGCAGCTGGTCGATGCCTCGAGGGCCAAGCCCTCCGACAACTGCATTGCCTCCATCGACGTGcaggtccctgccaaggcagaggTGCTGCGGTTCCTGGATGGGGGGGGGGCTCGCCCCCCCCGGGaggccctggctgtgctctacTTTGGGAACCAGCCAGAGCCCAACGTCACCGAGTACGTGGTGGGCCCACTGCCCATGCCAGCCTACCACCGGGATGTGACGGTGCGGAGGTACGGGGGGCCGCTGCCGTACCACCGCAGACCGACGCTGGCTGTGGAGTACCAGCAGATcgcagaggtgctgaggggccaagcattccccacagccccctccttCATGCGCCAGGTCCTGGAGTACGATGGAGCCAACCTGGCAGCCCTGACAGCTGCTCCCCGGGGGTTCCAGTCTGGAGATCGCATCACCTGGTTTGCTTTGTTCCAGAACGTCAGTGGCTTCTTCTTGCACCCggtggggctggaggtgctggtggaccACAGCAGCCTGGACATGTCCCAGTGGGCCGTGAACAGGGTCTTCTACAACGGACAGTACTACAGGGACATGGTACAGCTGGAGAACGCCTACGTGCAGGGTCGCGTTCGCGTGGAGAAGGTGAGGAGAGTGCCGCGGGACGGAGAGTTCTCGTCCATGAAGCCCCGAGCGCCGCCGGCCGCGCCCTTCCCGTTGCAGTTCGAGCCCCAGGGTCCCCGCTACAGCGTCAGGAACAACCGCGtcctgttccagggctggagctttgCTTTCGGGATAAGCGTGAGCAGGGGCCTGCGCCTGTTTGACATCCGACACCAGGGGGAGAGGGTTGCCTACGAGATCAGCGTCCAAGAGGCGCTGTCGGTGTACGGCTCCAACTGCCCTGGGGGGATGTCCACCAGGTACATGGACGGCAGCTTTGGCATCGGGCGCTACACCTCCCCCTTGGTGCGCGGCGTCGACTGCCCCTATTCAGCGACCTACCTGGATGTTCACTGCCTCGCCCACTCACAGCTCCCCAGAACCACTAAAGGAGCCCTCTGCATCTTTGAGCAGAACCTGGGCTCCCCTCTGAGGCGCCACTACTCCAACTTGCAGTCGCTCTACTACGGGGGCTTGGTCAACTCTGCCCTGGTCATTCGGTCAATCGCGACCGTGGGCAACTACGACTACGTGTGGGACTTCATCTTCTACCAGAACGGGGCCCTTGAAGGCAAGGTGCAGGCCACTGGGTatcccagctcctcctttctCCATGGGGATGGTCTGAGATATGGCAACAGGGTCTGGGAGCACACGCTGGGGACAATCCATACCCATTCCATCAACTATAAAGTGGACTTGGATGTGGGAG GGGTGAAAAACTCCCTGGTGGCCCATGACATGGTGTTTGAGAGGACACAGGCTCCCtggagcccagagcagcagataGAGCGACCACGACTCACCAAGAAGGTCCTGGACACGGAGGACCAGGCTGCCTTCCGGCTCCAGGCGAAGGTGCCCAGATACCTCTACTTCGCTGCCCCCAGCAAAAACAAGTGGGGCCACCAGCGTGGCTACAGGATCCAGATCTCCAGTTTTGCAGGGGACCATATCCCTGAAGCCAGCTCCATGGAGAGGGCCATCAGCTGGGCAAG GTACCAGCTGGCTGTCACTCGGCGGAAGGAGGAGGAGCCTACCAGCACCAGCATCTACAACCAGAACGACCCCTGGACGCCGACCGTTGCCTTTGCTGACTTCATCAACAATGAGACCATCACCGAGGAG GACCTGGTGGCCTGGATAACTGCTGGTTTCCTTCACATCCCACATTCTGAGGACATTCCCAACACGGTGACCGTGGGAAACTCAGTCGGCTTCCTCTTGAGACCCTACAACTACTATGACCTGGACCCCTCCATCTACTCCCACGATGGGGTGTTCTTCACCAGCGAGCAGGACCCCACGGCATGCGAGACCAACCCCATCgcctgcctgcccacagctgcctcctgcctgcccaacCTCCCCCCGTTCGCCTACGACGGCTTCCGAAACGGCAGCAGGCTGTGA
- the PSME3 gene encoding proteasome activator complex subunit 3, producing MASLLKVDPEVKLKVDSFRERITSEAEDLVANFFPKKLLELDGFLKEPILNIHDLTQIHSDMNLPVPDPILLTNSHDGLDGPNMKKRKLEDPEETFQGTKVFVMPNGMLKSNQQLVDIIEKVKPEIRLLIEKCNTVKMWVQLLIPRIEDGNNFGVSIQEETVAELRTVESEAASYLDQISRYYITRAKLVSKIAKYPHVEDYRRTVTEIDEKEYISLRLIISELRNQYVTLHDMILKNIEKIKRPRSSNAETLY from the exons ATGGCCTCGCTGCTCAAGGTGGATCCGGAGGTGAAGCTCAAG GTTGACTCCTTCAGGGAGCGGATCACAAGTGAG gctgaagaccTGGTGGCAAACTTTTTCCCAAAGAAGCTGTTAGAACTTGATGGGTTCCTCAAG gAGCCTATCCTGAACATCCACGATCTCACTCAGATCCACTCGGACATGAACCTCCCGGTGCCTGACCCAATTCTCCTCACAAACAGCCATGATGGGCTGGATGGG CCAAATatgaaaaagaggaagctgGAAGACCCCGAAGagacctttcagg GTACCAAAGTGTTTGTGATGCCTAATGGGATGCTGAAGAGCAACCAGCAGCTGGTGGACATCATTGAGAAAGTGAAACCAGAAATCAGGCTGCTCATTGAGAAGTGTAACACG GTCAAAATGTGGGTGCAGCTTCTCATTCCCAGGATAGAAGATGGAAACAACTTTGGTGTCTCTATTCAG GAGGAAACAGTGGCTGAGCTTCGAACTGTGGAGAGCGAGGCAGCATCCTACCTGGACCAGATTTCTAG ATACTACATCACAAGAGCAAAGCTGGTCTCCAAAATAGCCAAGTACCCTCACGTG GAGGACTACCGCCGCACGGTGACCGAGATCGACGAGAAGGAGTACATCAGCCTGCGCCTCATCATCTCCGAGCTGAGGAACCAATAT gtcaCTTTGCATGACATGATCCTTAAAAACATCGAGAAGATCAAGAGGCCTCGGAGCAGCAACGCTGAGACCCTCTACTAA
- the BECN1 gene encoding beclin-1: protein MEGTRPGACTTQVSFVCQRCSQPLKLDTSFKILDRLTIQELTAPLLTTAPARPGDAHEEDGVLTEEAFAENRQDGVSRRFIPPARMMSTESANSFTLIGEASDGGTMENLSRRLKVTGDLFDIMSGQTDVDHPLCEECTDTLLDQLDTQLNITENECQNYKRCLEILEQMNEDDKEKLQMELKELALEEEQLIQELEDVEKNRRVVAEDFERVRAEAERLEQEEAQYQKEYCEFKRQQLELDDELKSVDNQMRYAQMQLDKLKKTNVFNATFHIWHSGQFGTINNFRLGRLPSVPVEWNEINAAWGQTVLLLHALANKMGLKFQRYRLVPYGNHSYLESLTDKSKELPLYCSGGLRFFWDNKFDHAMVAFLDCVQQFKEEVEKGETRFCLPYRMDVEKGKIEDTGGSGGSYSIKTQFNSEEQWTKALKFMLTNLKWGLAWVSSQFYNK from the exons ATGGAGGGGACGCGGCCGGGCGCCTGCACCACGCAGGTCAGCTTCGTGTGCCAGCGCTGCAGCCAGCCGCTGAAGCTCGACACCTCCTTCAAGATCCTCGACCGCCTCACCATCCAGGAGCTCACCG CCCCGCTGCTGaccacagcccctgcccggcCCGGGGACGCGCATGAAGAGGACGGCGTCCTGACGGAG GAGGCCTTCGCGGAGAACCGGCAGGATGGCGTGTCTCGGAGGTTCATCCCGCCAGCCAG AATGATGTCCACAGAAAGTGCCAACAGCTTCACGCTGATCGGAGAGGCGTCGGACGGCGGCACCATGGAGAACCTCAGCCGCAGACTGAAG GTCACTGGCGACCTCTTTGACATCATGTCCGGGCAGACAGACGTGGATCACCCCCTGTGTGAGGAGTGCACAGACACTCTGCTGGACCAGCTGGACACGCAGCTCAACATCACAGAGAATGAGTGCCAGAACTACAA GAGGTGTCTGGAGATACTGGAGCAAATGAACGAGGATGATAAGGAGAAACTGCAGATGGAGCTGAAGGAACTCGCGCtggaggaagagcagctgatccaggagctggaggacGTGGAGAAGAACCGCAGGGTCGTGGCTGAGGATTTTGAGCGAgtcagggcagaggcagagcgaCTGGAGCAGGAAGAGGCTCA GTATCAGAAGGAGTACTGTGAAttcaagaggcagcagctggagctggatgatgagCTGAAGAGTGTGGACAACCAGATGCGCTACGCCCAGATGCAGCTGGACAAGCTGAAGAAAACCAACGTGTTCAATGCCACCTTCCATATCTG GCACAGCGGCCAGTTTGGCACCATCAACAACTTCAGGCTGGGCAGGTTGCCCAGCGTGCCCGTGGAGTGGAACGAGATCAACGCTGCCTGGGGGCAgacggtgctgctgctgcacgcCCTGGCTAACAAGATGGGCCTCAAGTTCCAGAG GTACCGCCTGGTTCCCTATGGCAACCACTCCTACCTGGAGTCCCTCACGGACAAGTCGAAG gagcTCCCCCTGTACTGCTCTGGAGGCCTCAGGTTCTTCTGGGACAACAAGTTTGACCATGCAATGGTGGCTTTCCTGGACTGCGTGCAGCAGTTTAAAGAAGAAGTGGAGAAAGGTGAAACTCGGTTTTGTTTGCCTTACAG GATGGACGTGGAGAAAGGCAAGATCGAAGACACAGGGGGCAGCGGGGGCTCCTACTCCATCAAAACTCAGTTTAACTCTGAGGAGCAATGGACAAAGGCACTCAAGTTCATGTTAACCAACCTCAAGTGGGGCCTTGCTTGGGTCTCATCCCAATTCTACAACAAgtag
- the CNTD1 gene encoding cyclin N-terminal domain-containing protein 1 — MGSQMRAMSRHHHPGPVFGQFSPEMVEETLMQLAMENEQHLSELSDQAGSFKETQIVEFIFLLAEKWHLDQPARYRAVELLERFMIKQVEQICESSRDNVRSHEQGEGSSWSSLKDQICDTFVLRLVSCVQLASKLSLHYNIVNSDTALQFLQSLKYSYTKQELLESELAVLKTLHFQINVSTPLAYVELLLEVLGYNGCLLPVKPLHQMCVQLLDFSYLTRELIYNTLLEIAVENSTPSQLQVAKFLAVKEDSMLLAVGIISTSMFILEPRHWAQVVEHLSSVTGITSQSISEFSYAVLKHIVGSPTPQQHF, encoded by the exons ATGGGGTCCCAGATGCGAGCCATGTCCCGGCACCACCACCCGGGGCCTGTTTTCGGCCAGTTCTCTCCGGAGATGGTGGAGGAGACGTTGATGCAGCTGGCCATGGAGAATGAGCAACACCTGAGCGAGCTGTCGGATCAGGCTGGGTCCTTCAAAGAGACGCAGATAGTGG AATTCATATTCTTGTTGGCTGAGAAGTGGCACCTGGACCAGCCAGCGAGGTACCGAGCAGTGGAGCTGCTTGAAAG GTTTATGATCAAGCAAGTAGAACAAATCTGTGAGTCCTCCAGAGACAATGTCAGAAGCCACGAAcaaggagaagggagcagctggagctctcTGAAGGATCAGATCTGCGACACCTTTGTGCTGCGACTGGTGTCATGCGTTCAGCTCGCGAGCAAACTCTCCTTGCACTATAAT aTAGTTAACAGTGACACAGCTTTACAATTTCTGCAGTCCTTAAAGTACTCCTACAcgaagcaggagctgctggagtcagaGCTGGCTGTTCTGAAAACTCTGCACTTCCAGATCAATGTGTCCACACCCTTGGCTTATGTGGAATTGCTTCTGGAGGTCTTAG GATATAATGGGTGCCTGCTTCCAGTGAAGCCATTGCATCAGatgtgtgtgcagctgctggacTTCTCCTATCTCACCAGGGAGCTCATCTACAACACCCTGCTGGAGATTGCCGTCGAAAATTCAACACCAAGCCAGCTGCAGGT GGCAAAGTTCCTGGCAGTAAAGGAGGATtccatgctgctggctgtggggatcATCAGCACCAGCATGTTCATCCTGGAGCCCAGGCACTGGGCACAG GTTGTAGAGCACTTGAGCTCTGTCACTGGCATTACTTCACAAAGCATCTCAGAGTTCTCCTATGCAGTGCTGAAGCACATTGTGGGCAGCCCCACTCCACAGCAGCACTTCTAG
- the LOC128899001 gene encoding cytochrome c oxidase assembly factor 3 homolog, mitochondrial, translating to MAAPREPIGEAEFARRIDPAREPGLSPQQRQHMAQVERAQRQRALQRRLRSRNLLLALGIGAVTLGIYGYTFYSVSQERFLDELEQEAEAARARARARAESAAS from the exons ATGGCGGCGCCGCGGGAGCCGATCGGTGAGGCAGAATTCGCGCGGCGAATCGACCCCGCACGGGAGCCGGggctcagccctcagcagcgCCAGCATATGGCACAAGTGGAGCGCGCCCAGCGGCAGCGCGCTCTGCAGCGGCGGCTCCGCAGCCGAAACTTGCTGCTGGCGCTCGGTATCGGCGCAGTGACGTTGGGCATCT ACGGCTACACTTTCTACTCGGTGTCACAGGAGCGGTTCCTGGACGAGTTGGAGCAGGAGGCGGAGGCGGCGCGGGCGCGGGCCCGGGCGCGGGCCGAGAGCGCAGCGAGCTGA